Proteins from a single region of Vulgatibacter sp.:
- a CDS encoding response regulator transcription factor — protein sequence MAQPTVLLVEDDAVLRSTLRDLLEAAGHRVIAARNGVEAHALAEVHRPEAIVLDLMMPVAGGFDFVQRIRAQGIDTVPLVLFSGSADLELEARRIGAARWVRKPCPPAELLAAVHAVLA from the coding sequence ATGGCACAGCCGACGGTGCTGCTCGTCGAGGACGACGCGGTCCTCCGCAGCACGCTACGGGACCTGCTCGAAGCAGCGGGGCACCGGGTGATCGCAGCGCGCAATGGTGTCGAGGCCCACGCGCTCGCCGAGGTCCACCGGCCGGAGGCGATCGTCCTCGACCTGATGATGCCGGTGGCGGGCGGGTTCGACTTCGTGCAGCGGATCCGCGCGCAGGGGATCGACACCGTGCCCCTCGTCCTCTTCTCGGGGAGCGCCGACCTGGAGTTGGAGGCCCGGCGCATCGGCGCCGCGCGCTGGGTCCGCAAGCCCTGCCCGCCGGCGGAGCTCCTCGCGGCGGTGCACGCGGTCCTCGCCTGA
- the glnA gene encoding type I glutamate--ammonia ligase: MAEMTPKDVIAYAKDKRVQMIDFKFMDFIGIWQHFSIPMSELEEAIFEEGLGFDGSSIRGWASIHASDMLVVPDVTTAVMDPCITDPTLSLICNIVDPITKEAYSRDPRNICQKAERYLKSTGIADTAFYGPEPEFFIFDEVRYDTGANHSFYKLDSDEGQWNTGREEPGGNLGYKPRYKGGYFPVGPTDKQQDIRTEMCRLLEAVGIRVERQHHEVATAGQAEIDVRFNSMLKMADQLMWFKYIIRNVAYRNGKTVTFMPKPLYGDNGSGMHTHMSLWKDGRPLFAGDGYAGMSEMAMWYIGGILKHGPALAALCNPTTNSYKRLVPGFEAPVNLAYSARNRSAAVRIPMYSPSPKAKRMEFRSPDPSCNGYLAFAAMLMAGLDGIENRIDPGQPLDKDIYGMSPEELKDIPKMPESLEGALEALKNDHEFLLKGDVFTEDVIRTWIDTKMEKEVNPVRMRPSPMEFALYFDI; this comes from the coding sequence ATGGCCGAGATGACTCCGAAGGACGTGATCGCCTACGCGAAGGACAAGCGCGTCCAGATGATCGACTTCAAGTTCATGGATTTCATCGGGATCTGGCAGCACTTCTCGATCCCGATGTCCGAGCTCGAGGAGGCGATCTTCGAAGAGGGCCTGGGCTTCGACGGGTCGTCGATCCGCGGCTGGGCCTCGATCCACGCCTCGGACATGCTGGTGGTCCCCGACGTCACCACCGCGGTGATGGACCCCTGCATCACCGACCCGACGCTGTCGCTGATCTGCAACATCGTCGATCCGATCACCAAGGAAGCCTACAGCCGCGACCCGCGCAACATCTGCCAGAAGGCGGAGCGCTACCTGAAGAGCACCGGCATCGCCGACACGGCCTTCTACGGACCGGAGCCGGAGTTCTTCATCTTCGACGAGGTCCGCTACGACACCGGCGCGAACCACTCGTTCTACAAGCTCGACTCGGACGAGGGGCAGTGGAACACCGGCCGTGAGGAGCCCGGCGGCAACCTCGGCTACAAGCCCCGCTACAAGGGCGGCTACTTCCCGGTGGGCCCCACCGACAAGCAGCAGGACATCCGCACCGAGATGTGCCGCCTCCTCGAGGCCGTGGGCATCCGGGTCGAGCGCCAGCACCACGAGGTCGCCACCGCAGGCCAGGCCGAGATCGACGTGCGCTTCAACAGCATGTTGAAGATGGCCGACCAGCTGATGTGGTTCAAGTACATCATCCGCAACGTCGCCTACCGCAACGGCAAGACCGTGACCTTCATGCCGAAGCCGCTCTACGGCGACAACGGCAGCGGCATGCACACCCACATGTCGCTCTGGAAGGACGGCCGCCCGCTCTTCGCCGGCGACGGCTACGCGGGCATGAGCGAGATGGCGATGTGGTACATCGGCGGCATCCTCAAGCACGGCCCCGCCCTCGCCGCGCTCTGCAACCCCACCACCAACTCCTACAAGCGGCTGGTGCCGGGCTTCGAGGCGCCGGTGAACCTCGCCTACTCGGCGCGCAACCGCTCCGCCGCGGTCCGCATCCCGATGTACTCGCCCTCGCCGAAGGCCAAGCGCATGGAGTTCCGTTCGCCGGATCCGTCCTGCAACGGCTACCTCGCCTTCGCGGCGATGCTGATGGCGGGCCTCGACGGCATCGAGAACCGCATCGATCCCGGCCAGCCCCTCGACAAGGACATCTACGGGATGAGCCCCGAGGAGCTGAAGGACATCCCGAAGATGCCCGAGTCCCTCGAGGGCGCCCTCGAGGCCCTGAAGAACGACCATGAGTTCCTGCTCAAGGGCGACGTCTTCACCGAGGACGTGATCCGCACCTGGATCGACACCAAGATGGAGAAGGAAGTGAACCCGGTCCGGATGCGTCCGTCGCCGATGGAGTTCGCGCTCTACTTCGACATCTAA